The DNA sequence atACCCCTCAAATTCAAATTGCACAAAACATTATAGTATTACATTACTCTCACACGACCTCGTCCCAACTTGCAAAAATGGCTAACTCATCAACCAAACAAGACCCACAACCAGAAGTACCAGAATCCCAGAACTACGTCGTATTGCCACTCTATTTCCCTTGCCGTCGAAGACCCATCCGCACAATCTGCACCGTCGGTCTCGCCTTATTTTTCGCAACCGCGTACGTTTTCTGGCCGTCCGATCCAGACATCAAGCTCGTACGGATGAGACTTAAGAGCGTGCACGTGCACAGAACCCCGCACGTGTCGGTCGACGTGTCCGTGTCCGTAACGGTTAGAGTTAGAAACGCGGACGTTTATTTCTTGGACTATAGGCAGTTGGAGGTGGCGGTGGGTTACAGGGGGAAGAAGCTGGGGCACGTGAGATCAGAGGGGGGTCACGTGAGGGCGAGGGGATCGTCCTACGTGGATGCTGAGCTGGATTTAGCTGGGGTGGAGATATTTTCCGATGTGGTATTTTTGTTGGAGGACTTGGCTAGGGGTACCGTTCCTTTTGATACTCTTACGGAGGTTCGTGGCCAGTTAGGCCTTTTATTCTTTCAATTCCCTCTAcaggtattaatattattattattattattgggaaATTTGCACCTCCTCAAAATGGATATATTAATGCACCCTTATCTGTTTTAGcactcaaaataattttttagtcaaattttttctcatggtcatgtacgttatggttatttaagacatcctgtaaaattttaaaaaatttgaaaaagtttaacacgctgaaaactacgttcaaatattgcacgcgtgactattttattttatacgcgtgtaaaatagactgtttgaacattattttctatattataaattattcgaaatttctcaaaattttgtaggttatcttaaataactataacgtacatgaatatgaaaaaaaattagagtgagatttttttctggatgccgaaacaagtgaAGGGTGTAtcaatacatcccttttaagaaGGTACATTGTAAAATTacctattattatttattgatattttattattttattttatttttttgctgaaattttattagttaatgttatttaaagaatatatatatactagttgattgttacgtgccaagccacgtagtgttagttttatttaatattttagttttttattttaattaataattaaaatagtataattatttgaacgatttgttttataaaaataaaatatgtgtcaatatatttagtaagtaaaacatagttgtgttataataatgtatgttattaatagtaaaatgtacattaatcttctaattgaaaaaagttccattatctcatttcatatctaataatagctacacaactatatatttatagactttcacgttctttgcaaattactaataagcaccaataatattttcatattctaatatttttcaaccttcccctcttggtggtaaaattaaaaataaaactaaaaataagcacaaacatataaggtaaatactcatatacagtctcacatttatattattttttctagacattttataagataggtttgttagagagagatgtgggtaagatgatttttttaatttaaaaggagattattaatatttaaaagattgtttaattttttgggtttaattattgggtttatttattaacgggagatcaaacgtaatattctgttaaaccaagaaatgccgttagataggcacttttaatatataaagatatatggtttattataatatattttgttaatgGTGCAGGCAAGAGTATCATGTGAAGTAATTGTAAATACAATAAATCAGACAATATTTCGTCAAAATTGTTACCCTGAGCCTTAAGGTTAGCAGCTTCATCAGTTTTATTATACACTTTTTATCTTTGCTTTGGTTAAAAAAGTAgaataaatatgatttttttatctcagtacttttatttgaatttagaaATAATTGCAAATGTGCTAATTCagttgtattttttgttttttttaaacacTTGCTGATGTCATATTCTTATGAAGCTAATTTGATGCAAATTAGGAATTTAGGcaaaatgtacatatatatagtgtctaataataaattatgggatatatttgtatttttgtgtctaataataaattatgggatatatttgtatttttagaactaatattataattatcataTGGCTCGTGGCCATAttagcaaattatttaaaaaaatgatgaaatgcaATCGAATGAAACATATTTATTATAGTTTGTGAGACAGAGATAAATCAGATagtcgaaaataaaacttttattaTATATGCAAAAATATGAATGTATAGATAGATGGTGATTGATGAATAAGAACCCTAATTAATAATACTTTAATTGTGATTTTTGATGATACAGGGCAGCTGAGCTAGCTAGTAAACTCTGAAAATGGAGGCTTCATCTGTTGGGGCTGCCTAAAATAGGAATGTGCATATGCtgttaaaaacaaaaatggtcACAAATTGAATTCTTTATTGCATGTATTCTTCTTTATCTATGTACATACATTTATGAGTTTATTTATCATCATTTATCAgcctattaaatatatatattttttttttgacgcgagcctattaaatattaattgctaccATGTAAACATATTCCATTAGAGCATTGCTATAAGAcactagtggtgcctagcactttTTCAACATGTtgcgttgcgattggctagtgATACTccttaaaaactattatattaaattatataagactcgatatttaattagcctaataacgatattgacacataggaggATGTTAGACACTACTAGTGTCCTTTAGCATTTCGCATTCCATTATTATGCTATTTAAAAAAACTGTCAGCTATCATGTAAGGCATACTTAGCAAATTCATGAACAGTAACATATTAAGATTAcgactaacaaaaaaaaagtagaaaagaagactttaattagaaatatttttgACTAAAAGTATAGTTTGATATCTCTATAAGTATAAATTTTATGTCGTTTTTATCACATACTTTAAAGAAATTATAATAGATAGATTGGTATCATTTATAGCGTGTTACCTCTAAAATTTGTTTTAAGAAATATACATTGTTTACTATAGTGcttacatgttaaaatttaattcacttGTTTGATCGTATAAAATGAGAATTACAGAATccagataaattatttaaaaaaataaaaatcaactaTTGGGTCTGAAAAAAGTTTCATATGAGGAAGGCTTACAtagataaaagaaaaattggGTGATTTCTCATTTTTTGATCAATTTAGAATTAGTAAGATTTTTATGTTGGGATTTTATACAAATCTACACCACTTTCTCAAGAATAAAAAGCACAATTGGGTGCTTTAGAGAAGAAATCAGCACTTCGTTTTCACCCAACCTTCAATTTAATTTTTCCATTGCCCAAGTTTGTGGCACATACATAAATTGGGAAACGAAATATCATTTGTTAGTAAGGAATTCTCTTCGAGAGGACAAATCTATAAATGTACTTTTTAAAACAATATCAATCTTtcaattaaattgatttttttttttcatttcatatctaatagtACAcagtaatatatttataaatttttgcaCTATTTGTAAATTACTAATAAATCCTTACACTATAAAATAGTGTAACATCATTTAGGTAAAATTAGAATATGAGTAATGGTAATAAATTATGCACTAAAATAGTATATGGTGGCGATACAATGCTGTTTCAAAACAATAAATCttatctaaaataaatatataattggtTGAAATAAATTATCAAATGGATAATATTTAGTGTGCATATTATTACCCttacacatatttttttttatataacattGCTATAAGACATACTCAAAACTTTAGATGAAGTGGTATACTATTATTGGTACACTTaagccaattttttaatttaaatataaatatataagtatTGGGCAGTGCTCTTTCCCTTCTTTAAGAAATGGGTCCATCCACTACCAACCAAAATAATATCCTGTGGAAGAAACTTCTTAACAATAAAGCCAAaaacaataaacaaaaaaacaacacaaaactGAAGGTGTAATTGAGTAAATCAAAAGAATTACTTTAATAAGACAAAACTGTTAACTTAACAAAACTGCACACTTAACTTCAATCAGTTTCTTTAACTGTcacccttttttttttacttctttCCTAATTCTGAGAAAATTACCCTGAAAATCagtaaaatagaattttagaAAAAAGCCCAAGTGGACTATCTTTCTAATAGATTAGATAGCATTAATAATAATGACTTTAAAAAAGTGTTATCAGTAACTTTGGACACTCAGCTCATAATTGCTATAAAAGGAAAATGGCAAGAGAATTTTGAAGATTTATAAGAAACAAATCATGTCTAGCTTTTGTAGAGCTATGGAGCTCAAAAACTGCTGCAATACAAACATCAATGGCTATGAGAGGATTATGTTTTGCAGTGTGTTATTATTTCCAAGTGGGTCAAGGTGGAAAATGCTTTGGACAAAGATTatgaaagaaaagaagaagtttTTTGAGTGtacttcttcatcatcatcatctcaaGTTCATGTTCCTTATGATTTTTATACTTATTCACAGAATTTTGATCAAGGACCAGCCACTTACCCCGAAAATGTCTCCCGATCTTTCTCGGCTCGATTTGCTGTTCCATCAAGGATTTTCCAGGAGAATGAAATGGGAAGATAAAGAAAGGTTTTTTCTTTAGTTGAAGCAtgttttcttctctctctttttgatACAAATCTTATGTTTGAGGGATTaatgttgttgttttgttgttcttctcttgttttttttcttgaaactcAAGCAATTCTTCACTCACAAGAGGAATATGCATATGAGATATGAGATATGGTAttaattacttgttattttctttttatgtatagcatttgaGAATGATTGTTGTGAGTAAATTACATATTCAATTGATTTTTCTAAATCAAGGGATGTTTCTGGCTCTTCAAAGTttcaattttgttttgttttgtataaAAATGAAGTTgattaaaatatattcaaatgtTTGAGGAAGCAAAAATGAAAACCAGAATTTCTttaaaacttttttattttatttttctttatgaaTCCAGAATCTGGATTAAAgggttcaaaagtttattctaGATAAAAGAATAAACATAAGAAAGAAGGAAAGTAATAAACATAACATGTAAAAAAACACTTGTTTTAAgtcctttctttttttcttttgagacAAACTTTGTTTGAGAACAGAGCTTTTGTCTAAATTGTGGGGTAGGGTAGAGGAAATATGCATGACAATTCATGTTGCAACTGTATATTTCTACTATATTAATTATCTCTGCAATTCCATTGGCCCATTTTGGTAGGTCCATATTCTTGAATAATGTTTTTATCTTTTTGTGCCAAGCTTTACTCTCCTCatttaaattctttttctttctggGGTTTTAGTGATAAAGTGTAACCAACAATTTGAACCAATCATATATAAGCTTAGTAATAGCTTTGAAGAGAACAGAGAAAGAAAGAGTTGGAAAATTGAAACATTTTTTGTATCAATAAATGTCTTAATGGCTGGAACTACTTAActgcttaaattaaaaaaatcccaACGCCATTGCTCTCACAAATGACactttttaagtttatttatgtgagtatttttaagtttataaatagttaatgatattttataatagttattaaattaaattatataagacttaatatttaattatatcaataacCATATGTTACTTGTAAGTAGTGTTAAACAgtgtcttttaaaaaaatttatttatgttagacatgagaaatgttaaaaggtaTGTGTAGTGCCCATCATCTTTGTGAtatgttattttgttattagtGAAACATTgaattttacatattttaacTTATAATTGTGAAAAATTGGTAATTATTCACAAAATACTATCTCTAATTTCTAACAGCAACGCTCATTATACATGGAATTGAGTAATTAATTGTTTTtcatattaattactaaattaaatatatatgattcaattaaattataccaataataatataatcaaggTACACTAGCTATCTATCTTTTAAAGTCTGAAATCTTTGAGACACACATAAggtaaaaaataatacaagagAAGACAATGTATGGATGCAGTGTGCAATGCATTAAATACAAACTCAACTCTTGTAAAGTGGTCAAaagctttcttcttctttgtttcaTTTCCCACTTCGTATCTAAAGATGCTTGTTTCTATTAGGAGACTTGTCACTAAGATGCCTATCTGGGTTGTTCATAAATGATCAACCCATCCTTTGAATTGGTCCCcaattttcatttaatgaatCTCATAATTCAGTATCATATATATATGGTCCTTTACAACTGGACAAAACATGGTAGATGGTAATAAGGTATCCACCCAACCTAATAAAAACACTAAACCATTTCTcactaaataataaaaaacatagttgggttagaaaaaaaaaaatatttcatatcATTAGAATGACTTATTATGCCAAAGGAAAAAC is a window from the Cannabis sativa cultivar Pink pepper isolate KNU-18-1 chromosome 1, ASM2916894v1, whole genome shotgun sequence genome containing:
- the LOC115705337 gene encoding uncharacterized protein LOC115705337 isoform X2 — encoded protein: MANSSTKQDPQPEVPESQNYVVLPLYFPCRRRPIRTICTVGLALFFATAYVFWPSDPDIKLVRMRLKSVHVHRTPHVSVDVSVSVTVRVRNADVYFLDYRQLEVAVGYRGKKLGHVRSEGGHVRARGSSYVDAELDLAGVEIFSDVVFLLEDLARGTVPFDTLTEARVSCEVIVNTINQTIFRQNCYPEP
- the LOC115705337 gene encoding uncharacterized protein LOC115705337 isoform X1 — protein: MANSSTKQDPQPEVPESQNYVVLPLYFPCRRRPIRTICTVGLALFFATAYVFWPSDPDIKLVRMRLKSVHVHRTPHVSVDVSVSVTVRVRNADVYFLDYRQLEVAVGYRGKKLGHVRSEGGHVRARGSSYVDAELDLAGVEIFSDVVFLLEDLARGTVPFDTLTEVRGQLGLLFFQFPLQARVSCEVIVNTINQTIFRQNCYPEP